The DNA segment TACTCTTCAATTCAAATACCCGGCGGGACTCAATGACACCTTCATGATGGGATCGCAGGTATCGATCGTGGAATCGATTCATGATTCGATAACGGTTCCGGCCGGGGTATTTATCTGCTACAATTACAAGTGGCTTGACGATAGTACCGGCTTCCGCGCCTTTCAATACCATTACCTGTCGACGGAAATCGGATTTGTCATGGCGGTAGAATATTACCGGACCCAGAGCGGTACAATTTACCCGGGTCATACTTCGGAACTTATTTCATACCTCCTCAACAAGGAGTTAGATGGGAACTGGCGGGGATTATGAAAAGTCTCACCAGATTTACAGGTCTAGCCGTCATCCTGATTCTGCCGTTCGGCTATTATACCGGGAGTGATGACTCGACCCATTTCACGGCAGGAGCAGGGTTTGGTTTCGGAAATTACGCCACAATCATTGAAGGATGCGAGGGCAGGGAAGTGCATATGGTGTCATTTCGTGATTTTGGAGGCTCGGTCGCCTATCACCCGTCGGTTCATTTCCCGTTTGTATTCGGCTTTCGCGCCGGGCAGTTGTCGGTCGATGATCCGCCCAAGTCGAAATCGATCGATCAAAATTACCCTTATCCCGCGTCCAAGCACGGTTACATAAATCCTAATATTTCGCTGGAATTCAAATCATTCGGCCTTGGAGCCGGATGGGTGCGCAACACCGGGACAGTCTACCCCAATGATCAATGGCAGATTCAGCCATTTGATTTCCGCCGCTCCCGCAATTTTCCATCGGGGCATATTCGTCTCGGTCCGACCGATAAGTGGTTTTTCCTCGGCTCCTTCTGCGAAGGGGTGCCGATCATGACGCAGTACGGCACGATTCTCGGGGCCATGGGGTACGGCGGCTCTGAGGATAAGATTATAGTTATGGGATTATGCGGCGGCATCCATGAACATGCCGGATTATACACCGGCATAATTTTCAAGCCGGGACATCTGGGCGGAAAAGTGCTATCGATAC comes from the Candidatus Zixiibacteriota bacterium genome and includes:
- a CDS encoding hypothetical protein (Evidence 5 : Unknown function), whose protein sequence is MKRTAFLLALLAVISGCGKDKGNGPDSETATIWPLQIGSQWTYEEIEYDSAGHITAVDTTILAVADDTIIGNERWYILTSNGIADQEIGPITNRNDGLWAGGISGTLQFKYPAGLNDTFMMGSQVSIVESIHDSITVPAGVFICYNYKWLDDSTGFRAFQYHYLSTEIGFVMAVEYYRTQSGTIYPGHTSELISYLLNKELDGNWRGL
- a CDS encoding hypothetical protein (Evidence 5 : Unknown function), producing MKSLTRFTGLAVILILPFGYYTGSDDSTHFTAGAGFGFGNYATIIEGCEGREVHMVSFRDFGGSVAYHPSVHFPFVFGFRAGQLSVDDPPKSKSIDQNYPYPASKHGYINPNISLEFKSFGLGAGWVRNTGTVYPNDQWQIQPFDFRRSRNFPSGHIRLGPTDKWFFLGSFCEGVPIMTQYGTILGAMGYGGSEDKIIVMGLCGGIHEHAGLYTGIIFKPGHLGGKVLSIRVGENYDRLEGSFSFEWYLPIR